A genomic segment from Amygdalobacter nucleatus encodes:
- a CDS encoding ribonuclease Z: MFKLEFAGTGGAVPLKNRNLSAALLSYEGRKFLFDVGEGTQQSLLKLHSGFANIDIICLSHLHGDHVFGLPGLLCTMGMAKRTNDLLILAPKGSRQLLNQFVCLVGRQDFSVYVLEFNSNLDLENKANGANMREGSSLKAKQPKALALRLTKFGYKIDLSLSDPKLLNPDNFYCLLNRKDLEANSTVTTALGSCAKLAEGKVEQANLSQIFPNCNLFYQADDPSKLLNNSRLQKKLHRYENLKLTYAPNTPASLYITSAPQKHSVNCIAFRFDWFKAGRFHAEQAKAKGIFESFWSYLQNGYSISYTCNKQAFKFTPASVVSPPVQLFSLGYVTDSRPLPSNPEFLQGVQVLISEANYLDESKKDLAVKNRHMTLQEACAQAKAAHAKILILTHFSASITEPDLYIDTAHKLFEDCYFAHDLDSFVFNCAKRQLNSETRREYVLTELTNLSETGDYENATN; encoded by the coding sequence ATGTTCAAACTAGAATTTGCCGGCACAGGCGGTGCAGTGCCTTTAAAGAACCGCAATTTGAGTGCTGCCTTGCTCAGTTATGAGGGGCGCAAATTTCTCTTCGATGTAGGAGAGGGAACGCAACAAAGTTTGCTGAAGCTGCACAGTGGTTTTGCAAATATCGATATTATCTGTTTATCCCACCTCCACGGTGACCACGTCTTTGGATTGCCAGGCTTACTATGCACGATGGGCATGGCGAAGCGGACAAATGACCTCTTAATTCTTGCGCCTAAAGGTTCCCGCCAATTATTGAATCAGTTCGTTTGCTTAGTTGGTCGGCAAGATTTCAGCGTTTATGTGCTTGAATTTAATAGCAATTTAGACCTGGAGAATAAAGCAAATGGCGCTAATATGCGAGAAGGTAGTTCGCTAAAAGCTAAGCAGCCTAAGGCTTTAGCATTACGCCTGACCAAATTTGGTTACAAGATTGATCTCTCGCTAAGTGACCCTAAGCTCTTAAATCCTGATAATTTTTACTGCCTTTTAAATCGCAAAGATTTAGAAGCAAATTCAACAGTAACTACAGCTTTGGGCTCTTGTGCCAAATTGGCCGAGGGCAAGGTTGAGCAAGCTAATTTGAGCCAAATTTTCCCAAATTGTAATCTGTTTTATCAGGCGGATGATCCAAGTAAGTTACTGAACAACAGCCGTTTGCAAAAGAAATTACATCGCTATGAGAATTTAAAGTTGACTTATGCCCCAAACACGCCAGCGTCGCTCTATATCACGTCGGCCCCGCAAAAGCACAGTGTGAATTGTATTGCTTTCCGGTTTGATTGGTTCAAAGCTGGGCGTTTCCATGCTGAGCAAGCTAAGGCCAAGGGGATATTTGAAAGTTTCTGGTCCTATCTCCAAAATGGCTATTCGATAAGCTATACATGTAACAAGCAGGCTTTCAAATTTACACCAGCTTCTGTGGTAAGTCCGCCCGTTCAGTTATTTAGTCTAGGCTATGTAACAGATAGTAGGCCATTACCGAGTAATCCTGAGTTTTTGCAAGGTGTGCAGGTCTTAATTTCGGAGGCTAACTATCTTGATGAAAGCAAAAAAGATTTAGCTGTCAAGAATCGGCATATGACACTCCAAGAAGCGTGTGCGCAAGCTAAGGCTGCTCATGCTAAGATTCTTATTCTGACGCACTTCTCTGCCAGTATTACTGAACCTGATTTGTACATAGATACTGCTCATAAGCTGTTCGAAGATTGCTATTTTGCGCATGATTTGGATTCATTTGTCTTTAACTGTGCTAAGCGGCAATTAAATAGCGAAACCAGGCGCGAGTATGTGCTAACTGAACTTACTAACTTGAGCGAAACGGGAGATTACGAAAATGCTACAAACTAA
- the dgt gene encoding dGTP triphosphohydrolase, whose amino-acid sequence MLQTNFLQWDKLLSPIRARASHNTPDNADKVIDLRKDFEKDFQRVILSASFRRLQDKTQVFPLDKSDFVRTRLTHSLETASFAKSICKLCFTKLNADWSNANLPDGLSLPKPEYLAYWENILLTAGLLHDIGNPPFGHYGETTIRAWFKNNLPRLNFHEKSLSEWLTPKMQADLLNFEGNAQALRLLTKLHFIVDEHGMNLSYPVLHCLIKYPVHSLAISEQALDVGRANNSVNNLELQDVAHHKLGYFYAEREIFRDISLSLGTALGGNLEPTTNQANAQLSYNYPETRGEIACRHPLSFLLEACDDIAYRTADIEDALRKGKLSYHTLLHELNQAVAKQAELKVDLDNLLYFYNLAETKHYVEPELYAVQNWLIQAQSRLLTDVAASFSENYVAIMQGQFRYPLAYKRYSASLLDLLGDIAYRYVFTSKDIVSLEVACDTVLRGLLDLFIPACIYFEKSSVNKQPVHERLMRLVSKNYMQSYHFQAAHKDEKEQLYLRLLLITDYICGMTDNYARDLYQQLKGISEV is encoded by the coding sequence ATGCTACAAACTAATTTTTTGCAATGGGACAAGTTGCTTAGTCCAATTAGAGCGAGGGCAAGTCATAACACCCCAGATAACGCAGACAAAGTGATAGATTTGCGCAAAGACTTTGAGAAAGATTTTCAGCGGGTAATTTTGTCAGCTTCTTTTCGTAGGTTGCAGGATAAGACACAAGTTTTTCCACTTGATAAAAGCGATTTCGTGCGTACAAGGTTGACGCACTCTTTGGAAACAGCTTCTTTTGCTAAGAGCATCTGTAAACTTTGCTTTACAAAATTGAATGCTGATTGGTCAAATGCCAATTTGCCAGATGGTCTTTCGCTGCCTAAGCCTGAGTATTTAGCTTATTGGGAGAATATTCTTTTGACAGCTGGTTTGTTGCACGATATTGGTAATCCCCCTTTTGGTCATTATGGCGAAACGACGATTCGGGCATGGTTTAAGAACAATTTGCCGCGCTTGAATTTTCACGAAAAAAGTTTGAGTGAATGGTTGACGCCTAAGATGCAGGCAGATTTACTGAACTTTGAGGGCAATGCTCAGGCTTTGAGGCTTTTAACTAAGTTACATTTCATTGTCGATGAGCATGGCATGAATTTGAGCTACCCGGTACTGCATTGTTTGATCAAATATCCTGTACACTCACTTGCTATAAGCGAGCAGGCTCTCGATGTGGGGCGGGCTAATAATTCGGTCAACAATTTGGAGCTTCAAGATGTTGCGCATCACAAACTAGGTTATTTCTATGCTGAAAGGGAAATTTTCCGTGATATTAGTCTCTCACTAGGTACGGCTCTAGGTGGTAATTTGGAGCCAACTACTAATCAAGCCAATGCCCAGCTTAGCTACAATTACCCTGAAACGCGGGGCGAAATTGCTTGTCGGCACCCGCTATCTTTTTTGCTCGAAGCTTGCGACGATATTGCCTATCGTACGGCTGATATTGAAGATGCTTTGCGAAAGGGCAAGTTGAGTTATCACACGCTCTTACACGAGTTAAATCAAGCGGTGGCCAAGCAAGCTGAGCTTAAAGTGGATTTGGATAATCTGCTTTATTTCTATAATCTGGCTGAAACTAAGCATTATGTAGAGCCTGAGCTTTACGCTGTGCAAAACTGGCTCATTCAGGCGCAATCTCGGTTGTTAACGGATGTGGCAGCTTCCTTTAGCGAAAATTACGTAGCTATCATGCAGGGGCAATTTCGCTATCCGCTTGCATATAAGCGTTACAGTGCTAGTTTGTTAGATTTGCTCGGTGATATTGCGTATCGTTATGTGTTCACTTCTAAAGATATTGTCAGTTTGGAGGTGGCTTGCGATACAGTGTTAAGAGGGTTACTTGATCTGTTCATTCCTGCCTGTATCTACTTTGAGAAAAGTTCTGTCAATAAGCAGCCGGTGCATGAGCGTTTGATGCGTCTAGTTTCTAAAAATTATATGCAGAGTTATCACTTCCAAGCTGCGCATAAAGATGAGAAGGAGCAGCTTTATCTCAGGCTCTTGTTAATCACGGATTATATCTGTGGTATGACAGATAACTACGCACGGGATCTTTATCAACAGCTCAAAGGGATTAGTGAGGTGTAA
- a CDS encoding ABC transporter ATP-binding protein, protein MARSIFWAKLKHLWPESKEKQAEEREEKALDLTMFNLPEIAVNQASDELNCRIEDMTFQKAEALPEAIYADVKSEDLALRVRSIYRYYQTGNTVVKALDGVSFDVKVGEFCAIVGTSGSGKSTLLNQLAGLEPATAGYVKVFGENISDMTENELVKFRLHNIGFIFQSFNLIKTLSAVENVSLPLVFKGISVKKRRQAAKVVLTQLGLKSHLKHLPNQMSGGQQQRIGIARALIVNPRIIYADEPTGNLDSKSAKETMLLMQKISKAKKQTVIMVTHDDHLAQYADRIFHIRDGKLIAVAKGKEAYQAAE, encoded by the coding sequence GTGGCTAGGAGTATATTTTGGGCAAAATTAAAGCATTTATGGCCTGAGTCTAAGGAGAAACAGGCTGAGGAGCGTGAAGAAAAAGCGCTTGATTTGACTATGTTCAATTTGCCCGAAATTGCCGTGAATCAGGCGAGTGATGAGCTGAATTGTCGTATTGAGGATATGACATTCCAAAAAGCCGAAGCTTTGCCTGAGGCTATCTATGCAGATGTTAAGTCCGAAGATTTGGCCTTACGCGTGCGTAGCATTTATCGGTATTATCAGACAGGCAATACAGTTGTTAAAGCGTTGGATGGCGTCAGCTTTGACGTTAAAGTTGGCGAATTTTGCGCCATTGTTGGCACTTCTGGCTCTGGCAAATCGACTCTCTTGAATCAACTGGCTGGCTTAGAACCAGCCACCGCTGGCTATGTCAAAGTCTTTGGCGAGAATATTTCAGACATGACGGAGAATGAACTAGTTAAATTTCGTTTACACAATATCGGTTTTATTTTCCAGTCATTTAATCTGATCAAAACATTATCAGCTGTTGAGAATGTCAGTCTGCCCTTAGTTTTTAAGGGAATTAGTGTAAAGAAACGTAGACAAGCGGCCAAAGTTGTTTTGACTCAGCTAGGCTTAAAATCGCATCTCAAGCATTTACCGAACCAAATGTCAGGTGGTCAGCAACAGCGCATAGGTATTGCTAGGGCTTTGATAGTGAACCCACGCATTATTTATGCCGATGAACCAACTGGTAACTTAGACTCCAAATCAGCTAAAGAAACGATGCTTTTGATGCAAAAAATTTCTAAGGCTAAGAAACAGACAGTCATTATGGTTACGCATGATGATCATTTGGCCCAATATGCTGATCGCATCTTTCATATCAGAGATGGCAAATTGATTGCAGTGGCTAAGGGCAAAGAGGCTTATCAAGCTGCCGAGTAA
- a CDS encoding polysaccharide deacetylase family protein: MKKHANRRTQVRPVRPNVISQPVQVRPVDSDLRTPNEQPKSTTNSQLVHLDSVLFSEQVKIVKHPTFIAKPQTKTKQLNEPKSELNNEPKNKSVQTEIKQAVLETEQVKTSVSQTASKRNEEAVTKPATPSAQTANAKPELKQTAALLNPSTIIDAQLRQYEQLPKIRRHKKQFDLGNLLIYVLGFFLLVGLTFALWPKDDVFAPSKLQKEDEAELAVHNHMLKVTDKAVSTETPEMTVAMTTEAVDEISKSANGNIYYSQSIGPKLCKNSAKDLKLPHLAPLTYRPDKLNQKYKEWGIQHSKQTKDGERLPVIDDECNNYVVNYNVLFDLNREVMQDVSSRYASYLADEQAKAHNQAKQANQTGETEVEPSQSQVKNKQQELSAAQKANAKYRPNKVVYLTYDFPTTELLHAKSVLDTLELYQASATFFISGEFLTEAPNLVLRMQKEEHAIGSLGWEPIDAARLAIRNENTFLNHLTKLDKNFQLLTGRPLDSFFRPSEGSYSEQALFLIRNAGYYPTFWGVELHNFWPDSKDTLNYRYDNLRNRNFNIDPYPFTVEQAINRIMQDLHDGLIIRLDGRSKVDVALLEPLIKKLQAKGYRCLNLNEIPLNVIG, translated from the coding sequence ATGAAGAAGCATGCAAACCGTAGAACTCAAGTTAGACCTGTAAGACCAAATGTAATTAGTCAGCCAGTGCAAGTTCGCCCAGTTGACTCTGATTTACGCACGCCCAATGAACAGCCGAAAAGTACAACTAACAGCCAGTTGGTCCATTTAGATAGTGTACTTTTCAGCGAACAAGTGAAAATCGTTAAACACCCAACCTTTATCGCTAAACCACAGACTAAAACTAAACAACTTAATGAGCCTAAAAGCGAACTAAATAACGAGCCTAAAAACAAATCTGTACAAACAGAAATTAAGCAAGCTGTTTTAGAAACAGAACAGGTAAAAACTAGCGTTAGCCAAACTGCTTCTAAGAGAAACGAAGAAGCTGTAACTAAGCCTGCTACACCTAGCGCACAAACTGCCAACGCTAAGCCAGAACTTAAGCAAACGGCAGCGTTATTAAACCCGTCTACAATCATAGATGCGCAACTTCGCCAATATGAACAACTGCCAAAAATCAGACGGCACAAGAAACAATTTGATCTTGGCAATCTGCTTATATATGTACTTGGCTTTTTCCTACTTGTCGGCTTAACTTTCGCCCTGTGGCCCAAAGATGACGTGTTTGCACCCAGCAAACTGCAAAAAGAAGATGAAGCCGAATTGGCCGTACACAATCATATGCTAAAAGTCACCGATAAAGCTGTCAGTACAGAAACACCAGAAATGACGGTTGCGATGACGACAGAAGCTGTCGATGAAATTAGCAAATCGGCTAACGGTAATATTTATTACAGCCAGTCTATCGGTCCAAAGCTCTGCAAAAATTCAGCCAAAGATCTGAAATTGCCACACTTGGCACCTTTGACTTATCGACCAGACAAGCTCAACCAAAAATACAAAGAATGGGGTATTCAGCACTCTAAGCAGACTAAAGATGGCGAACGTTTGCCTGTAATTGACGATGAATGCAATAACTATGTTGTCAATTATAATGTCCTATTCGATCTCAACCGCGAAGTCATGCAAGATGTTTCTTCACGCTATGCCTCTTATTTAGCAGATGAACAAGCAAAAGCTCATAACCAAGCTAAACAGGCTAACCAAACTGGTGAGACTGAGGTTGAGCCAAGCCAAAGCCAAGTAAAGAATAAACAACAGGAACTTTCAGCCGCTCAGAAAGCAAATGCCAAATATCGGCCGAACAAGGTTGTCTATTTGACCTATGATTTCCCGACAACTGAACTTTTGCATGCTAAATCTGTTTTGGATACCTTGGAATTGTACCAAGCCAGTGCCACTTTCTTCATAAGTGGTGAGTTCCTGACCGAAGCGCCTAATCTGGTGTTGCGTATGCAAAAAGAGGAACACGCTATCGGCTCACTTGGTTGGGAACCAATTGATGCAGCTCGCTTGGCTATCCGCAACGAAAACACTTTCCTTAACCATCTAACGAAACTGGATAAAAACTTCCAATTATTAACTGGCCGGCCTTTGGACAGTTTCTTTAGACCTAGCGAGGGATCATACAGCGAACAGGCACTTTTCTTAATTAGAAACGCTGGCTATTACCCGACATTCTGGGGCGTAGAATTGCATAATTTCTGGCCTGATTCCAAAGATACCTTGAATTACCGCTATGACAATCTCCGTAACCGTAATTTCAACATTGATCCTTACCCATTCACCGTTGAGCAGGCAATCAATCGCATCATGCAGGACTTACATGACGGCCTTATCATTCGTTTGGACGGGCGTTCCAAAGTCGATGTAGCACTCTTGGAGCCGCTTATCAAGAAATTGCAAGCAAAGGGCTATCGTTGTCTCAATCTGAACGAAATTCCACTGAACGTGATAGGCTAA
- a CDS encoding carcinine hydrolase/isopenicillin-N N-acyltransferase family protein → MGIKKADEPLQLKKKINLLAAAYTPLDGINEKGLSVGICMTYQGPGKKGNIATDQQTDKKDITSTILLRLMLDKAATVDEAIQIAQSYDMHIPLNLPSITWSQIQVARVLYLNMLARKMRQTLILLSVSLKYSTMTLR, encoded by the coding sequence TTGGGCATAAAGAAAGCTGATGAGCCTCTGCAACTTAAGAAAAAAATCAATCTTTTGGCAGCTGCTTACACACCTTTGGATGGCATAAACGAAAAAGGTTTGAGTGTCGGTATTTGCATGACGTATCAAGGCCCAGGCAAAAAGGGCAACATTGCCACAGATCAACAGACAGACAAAAAAGACATCACATCAACTATTTTGTTACGGCTGATGTTGGATAAAGCCGCCACCGTTGATGAAGCTATCCAGATTGCGCAAAGCTATGATATGCATATTCCGCTAAATCTTCCTTCCATTACATGGTCGCAGATCCAAGTGGCAAGAGTGCTGTACTTGAATATGTTGGCGAGAAAGATGCGACAGACACTGATCCTACTAAGCGTCAGCTTAAAGTACAGTACAATGACCCTGAGATAA
- a CDS encoding IS3 family transposase — MGCGTQGEKAAIIKELREKGYQLKYLLKAIGMSKSTYYFEINKSDVVADRNEELLIVIREIFEKNKHRYGVRRIYHELLNRGYHINHKRVQRLMHKAGLAGKRPKEKYHSYKGEVGKIADNVINRDFSTTAPLQKWTTDVSQFNFSWGKCYISPVLDMNTNEIISYNLSTSPNLEQVSRMLDRAFEKFPSVEGLIFHSDQGWQYMHAYFRNTLQKHGIVQSMSRKGNCYDNCIMETFFGRLKNEMYYGYEKDYSSFEEFSKAVEEYIDYYNNKRIQAKTKWMPPVQYRIASMCPA; from the coding sequence ATGGGCTGCGGAACTCAAGGCGAAAAAGCAGCAATCATCAAAGAACTCCGTGAAAAAGGATACCAATTAAAATATCTCTTAAAAGCTATTGGCATGTCTAAATCAACTTATTATTTTGAGATTAACAAATCAGATGTAGTTGCTGATCGCAATGAAGAATTACTGATTGTTATTAGAGAAATATTTGAAAAAAACAAGCATAGATATGGTGTTCGTAGAATTTATCATGAATTACTAAATCGTGGATATCATATAAATCATAAGCGAGTTCAACGCCTTATGCATAAAGCAGGATTAGCTGGTAAGCGTCCAAAGGAAAAATATCATTCTTATAAGGGCGAAGTAGGTAAGATTGCTGATAATGTAATAAATAGGGATTTCAGTACAACAGCACCATTGCAGAAATGGACAACAGATGTCTCTCAGTTTAATTTTTCATGGGGGAAATGCTATATCTCTCCAGTACTGGATATGAATACGAATGAAATCATTTCATATAATTTATCAACAAGCCCGAATCTTGAGCAGGTATCAAGAATGCTGGATAGAGCTTTTGAAAAATTCCCATCTGTTGAAGGGCTTATATTTCATTCAGACCAAGGTTGGCAGTATATGCATGCCTATTTTAGAAATACCTTACAGAAACACGGTATTGTACAGTCTATGTCGCGAAAAGGTAATTGTTATGACAACTGTATAATGGAAACCTTCTTCGGAAGACTAAAGAATGAGATGTATTACGGCTATGAGAAAGATTATTCCTCCTTCGAAGAATTCTCAAAAGCAGTTGAAGAATATATAGATTACTATAATAATAAAAGAATTCAGGCAAAAACAAAATGGATGCCTCCTGTACAATACAGGATAGCATCCATGTGTCCAGCCTAG
- a CDS encoding DUF6290 family protein — protein sequence MKSYSALNNISVSEAVLSSILEKIENEEDYKLALEASKSPLCAASVADLAKECNIDYEKL from the coding sequence ATTAAAAGTTATTCAGCATTAAACAATATCAGCGTTTCAGAGGCCGTCTTATCCTCTATTTTAGAAAAGATTGAAAATGAGGAAGATTACAAACTAGCTTTAGAAGCTTCTAAGTCGCCGCTTTGTGCAGCTTCAGTTGCAGATTTAGCCAAGGAATGTAACATCGACTATGAAAAATTATAG
- a CDS encoding SDR family NAD(P)-dependent oxidoreductase yields the protein MTENYFMLKRTHTPKINPGSNKVALITGADGYLGQEFTRNLAKSELSQAVNYFVLVGKSLLTTYRTDLAWQAELANLVDSKDQFVAFLLINLDFSKAEAITKLISLMDTLIGPNWQLSWLINNAGLGFKGPLEIQSIAATQTCLAVNILFPTLLINTLLNQQKFTPEKAYILNTASSSAFSPQANFAVYSATKSYLFHLSQALRAEWQARGLNLNCTVACPGPMPSQFLKQAARFTEANSNSAEANAMQKLVWYKQLAMENASQVAKAALKACYKNKAVSYSSPITYVFRLLSKILPSSLFAYLTSRGKA from the coding sequence ATGACAGAAAATTATTTTATGCTCAAGCGTACACACACACCTAAAATAAATCCAGGCTCTAACAAAGTGGCACTCATCACGGGCGCTGATGGCTATTTGGGCCAAGAGTTCACACGCAATTTGGCCAAAAGCGAATTAAGCCAAGCTGTCAATTATTTTGTCTTAGTGGGAAAAAGTTTGCTTACAACTTATAGAACGGATCTAGCCTGGCAAGCAGAATTAGCAAACTTAGTCGATAGCAAAGACCAATTTGTCGCCTTTCTCCTCATAAATTTAGATTTTTCTAAGGCGGAAGCTATAACAAAATTAATCAGTTTAATGGATACATTAATTGGTCCAAACTGGCAACTTAGTTGGCTCATCAACAATGCTGGACTTGGCTTCAAGGGCCCTTTGGAAATTCAAAGTATAGCAGCCACCCAAACTTGTTTGGCCGTCAACATACTATTTCCGACTTTGCTCATAAATACGTTGCTTAATCAACAAAAATTCACACCTGAAAAGGCCTATATCCTGAACACAGCCTCATCTTCTGCCTTTAGTCCGCAGGCTAATTTTGCTGTTTATAGTGCCACAAAAAGCTATCTCTTTCATCTAAGCCAAGCTCTTAGGGCTGAGTGGCAGGCAAGGGGCTTAAATCTCAACTGCACAGTGGCTTGTCCAGGCCCAATGCCTAGCCAATTTCTAAAGCAAGCAGCTCGCTTTACAGAGGCTAATTCAAATAGCGCTGAGGCAAATGCTATGCAAAAATTAGTCTGGTACAAACAGTTAGCCATGGAAAATGCTAGTCAGGTGGCCAAAGCAGCCCTCAAAGCCTGTTACAAAAATAAGGCCGTCAGCTATTCAAGCCCAATCACCTATGTTTTTCGCCTGTTAAGTAAAATTCTGCCAAGTAGTTTGTTCGCCTATCTGACGAGTCGCGGTAAGGCGTAA
- a CDS encoding Mur ligase family protein, protein MAHNLLELAHLMQAELLQAREIGANFTFASPQFDSRFVNKDDIFFAIKGLEADGHDYLEKAANKGALAVFVTYWPANLNLATFPAYVFKVDNTRKALAISANYFYDEPSANLQLVGITASNGKTSTSLMYKSIVKAAGFNCGLIGTVSYETAKREEMSHLTTPDAVKLQSLLAEMRDNNYEKAVMECSSIGLDQYRNYAVKYKAVAFNNISREHLDYHGSFVAYLEAKLKLITECADSKTKVILNFDDAAIYAKRELAKGPIIGFADAKNWPDSKLNSLAAKDCPQVLAAQIDLSKGTANFNLVVKREILGQADNAAEAFVVKPVKLQVPGYHSVMNALSAASLALAVGFSLDEIVRGLEAYTGIERRFQRILAPGTIPANSPWQKYIDYQIYDDHFANPGNICFSLNSLCQMDYRKLHIVYAIRGKRGVTVNSENIYTLKDYLPKLRLANFIATTSKDVVGHYDTVTDEELAAFQAAMHDIGQDYTLYPELTQALEVALTKVEANDVILLAGCQGMDAGARLCLEAICAKHAELDASVIMAVVKDRICGQSDEATNKDKLFAGASKA, encoded by the coding sequence ATGGCGCACAATTTGCTAGAACTAGCGCACTTAATGCAGGCTGAATTATTACAAGCACGGGAGATAGGAGCTAACTTTACTTTTGCATCGCCACAATTTGATTCACGTTTCGTAAACAAGGACGATATTTTCTTTGCAATTAAAGGCTTAGAGGCAGATGGACATGATTATCTTGAGAAAGCTGCTAATAAAGGTGCTCTAGCTGTCTTTGTAACATATTGGCCAGCTAATTTGAATTTGGCCACTTTCCCAGCTTATGTGTTCAAGGTAGACAATACCCGCAAAGCGTTGGCCATTTCGGCGAATTATTTCTACGATGAACCGTCAGCTAATTTGCAATTAGTTGGAATTACGGCATCTAACGGCAAAACCTCAACTAGCCTAATGTATAAGTCAATTGTCAAAGCTGCTGGCTTTAATTGTGGCTTGATAGGTACAGTTAGCTACGAAACAGCTAAACGTGAGGAGATGAGCCATTTAACAACGCCAGACGCTGTTAAATTGCAAAGCCTACTCGCTGAGATGCGTGATAACAACTATGAAAAAGCTGTCATGGAGTGTTCGTCAATTGGCCTAGACCAGTACAGAAATTATGCCGTTAAATACAAGGCTGTGGCATTCAACAATATTAGCCGCGAGCATTTAGATTATCATGGCTCATTTGTCGCCTACTTGGAAGCCAAACTCAAATTAATTACAGAATGTGCCGATAGTAAGACCAAAGTTATTCTCAATTTTGATGATGCGGCAATTTATGCTAAGCGTGAATTAGCCAAAGGCCCCATCATTGGCTTTGCCGATGCTAAGAATTGGCCAGATAGTAAGCTAAACAGCCTAGCAGCTAAAGATTGCCCACAAGTTCTAGCTGCCCAGATTGATTTAAGTAAGGGTACGGCGAACTTCAATTTAGTAGTTAAACGTGAAATTTTGGGCCAAGCTGATAATGCAGCAGAAGCTTTCGTCGTTAAGCCGGTTAAGTTACAAGTTCCAGGCTATCATTCGGTTATGAATGCTTTGTCGGCCGCCAGTTTAGCCTTGGCAGTTGGTTTTAGCTTAGATGAGATCGTGCGTGGCCTAGAAGCTTATACAGGTATCGAACGCCGCTTTCAACGCATCTTAGCCCCAGGCACAATTCCTGCAAATTCGCCGTGGCAGAAATATATTGATTACCAAATTTATGATGATCATTTTGCTAATCCAGGCAACATTTGCTTCTCGTTAAATTCCTTGTGTCAGATGGATTATCGCAAGCTTCATATTGTTTATGCTATTCGCGGCAAAAGAGGTGTAACTGTCAATAGTGAAAATATTTATACGCTCAAAGATTATCTCCCTAAGTTGCGCTTAGCTAATTTCATTGCCACCACTTCTAAAGATGTAGTCGGTCATTATGATACTGTGACGGATGAAGAATTGGCAGCGTTCCAAGCTGCTATGCACGATATAGGCCAGGATTACACTTTGTATCCAGAATTAACGCAGGCGTTAGAGGTTGCTTTAACTAAAGTTGAAGCTAACGATGTTATTCTCTTAGCTGGTTGTCAGGGCATGGATGCAGGCGCTCGGCTCTGCTTAGAAGCAATCTGTGCTAAACACGCTGAATTAGATGCATCTGTCATTATGGCTGTTGTCAAAGATAGAATCTGCGGTCAGTCTGACGAAGCGACGAACAAAGATAAATTATTTGCTGGTGCATCTAAAGCTTGA
- a CDS encoding helix-turn-helix domain-containing protein: MKYDYAFKLNAVELYRSGQWIETPEGISQKNFRKRIVQWSRIADIYGLDSLRHPTTCKERSAECRYQLVARVLAGESQKSVAISAGIDSGLLSKWVQTYKVKGYEGLNLKKGRKSKKEANVSKKSKPTDLTPSEREELIRLRAETEYLKTENEAIKKLIALRHEKWAAELKAKKQQSSKNSVKKDTN; this comes from the coding sequence ATGAAATACGATTATGCTTTTAAACTTAATGCTGTAGAACTATATCGCTCTGGTCAGTGGATTGAGACACCAGAAGGTATAAGTCAAAAGAATTTTAGAAAAAGAATTGTACAATGGTCAAGAATTGCAGATATATATGGTCTTGATTCTCTTCGGCATCCAACTACATGTAAAGAACGTTCGGCTGAATGTAGATATCAGTTAGTAGCTCGTGTACTTGCTGGTGAATCACAAAAATCTGTTGCTATTAGTGCAGGAATTGATAGTGGATTATTGTCTAAATGGGTTCAGACATATAAAGTTAAAGGGTATGAAGGATTAAATCTCAAAAAAGGCAGAAAAAGTAAGAAGGAAGCAAACGTGAGCAAGAAATCCAAACCCACTGATTTAACCCCATCAGAACGTGAAGAATTAATTCGTCTTAGAGCAGAAACTGAATACTTAAAAACGGAGAATGAAGCAATAAAAAAATTAATCGCCTTGAGACACGAAAAATGGGCTGCGGAACTCAAGGCGAAAAAGCAGCAATCATCAAAGAACTCCGTGAAAAAGGATACCAATTAA